A stretch of Microcoleus sp. AS-A8 DNA encodes these proteins:
- a CDS encoding ABC transporter ATP-binding protein/permease encodes MNLLVFLKQINKYIAPYRWLAIFILIRQVFEAGFDSTMRMSLKFIIDAAIVPKNFGLLIVILLLLVGGAIILTFVGLLGDFYTARFGVLVSNNIRSSLFERIQSLSMEFFGRRSSGDIVNCFLADVEKVENSLSTGLAIVVLDLSGILFSAIFLFSLNWQLAVLSCIGLTFCILAPAKIGHRATSESYLLRQKEGHIANVVGENILSQSVVKVFGLEKRMSRDFATHLNDLKRVYVRAKFLSYLVQRLPTLTFILVQLVVLSIGAVMTYWNWLSVGTLVSYQVLLLGLNLNIISFTFALPYFIEGGAAMQRIGDILAEIPEIKEAPDAIDLPHLSKEICFDDVSFSYSAERGGIQNLSLKIRQGDFAVFVGHSGAGKSTIVNLLTRLYDPDSGCILFDGIDVRHATVRSLRSQIGLVSQEVILFNSSVRENIRMGCLSATDEQVEAAAKAAEIHDFFLSLPQGYDTPVGDRGGQLSGGQRQRIALARALVREPAILILDEATSALDPATEAEIMTTLERISKERTVIFITHRFAHALRADMVFVLDKGCLVVSG; translated from the coding sequence ATGAATTTATTGGTTTTTCTGAAACAAATTAATAAATATATTGCCCCTTATAGATGGTTAGCAATCTTCATTTTGATTCGCCAAGTTTTTGAGGCGGGCTTTGACTCAACCATGAGAATGAGTTTAAAGTTTATTATTGATGCCGCCATTGTTCCCAAAAACTTTGGTCTTCTGATTGTAATTCTGTTGCTTTTGGTTGGCGGAGCAATCATCTTAACATTTGTTGGTTTGCTTGGGGACTTTTATACAGCGCGTTTTGGCGTTTTGGTGAGCAACAACATCCGAAGCTCTCTATTCGAGCGCATCCAAAGCCTTTCTATGGAGTTTTTTGGACGGCGTTCATCTGGGGATATTGTCAACTGCTTCTTGGCGGATGTCGAGAAGGTGGAAAACAGTCTGAGTACAGGGTTAGCAATCGTTGTTTTAGACCTCAGTGGTATTCTGTTTTCTGCTATTTTCCTGTTCTCCCTTAACTGGCAGTTAGCGGTTCTCAGTTGCATCGGTTTAACGTTCTGCATTCTCGCTCCTGCCAAAATTGGTCATCGCGCTACCTCTGAAAGCTACCTATTGCGGCAAAAAGAAGGACACATCGCCAACGTGGTTGGAGAGAATATTCTCTCTCAATCAGTTGTCAAAGTCTTTGGCTTGGAAAAACGAATGTCAAGGGATTTTGCCACCCATTTAAATGACTTGAAACGGGTTTACGTTCGGGCGAAATTTCTCTCCTACTTAGTGCAAAGACTTCCGACGCTGACGTTTATCCTCGTGCAGCTAGTGGTTCTAAGTATCGGTGCAGTGATGACCTACTGGAATTGGCTTTCGGTAGGGACGCTCGTCTCGTATCAGGTTTTATTGCTAGGGTTGAATCTCAATATTATCAGCTTTACATTTGCGCTGCCTTATTTTATAGAAGGGGGAGCAGCCATGCAGCGCATCGGGGATATTTTGGCAGAAATTCCTGAGATAAAAGAGGCTCCTGATGCGATTGACTTGCCGCATTTGTCCAAGGAAATTTGCTTTGATGATGTCAGCTTTAGTTACTCTGCTGAACGAGGAGGGATTCAAAATCTATCACTAAAGATTCGACAAGGGGACTTTGCGGTATTTGTCGGTCATAGTGGTGCAGGGAAAAGTACCATTGTTAATTTACTGACGCGGCTCTATGACCCAGATTCTGGGTGCATTTTGTTTGATGGAATTGATGTGCGTCATGCAACAGTACGCTCCCTCCGCTCTCAAATTGGACTGGTTTCTCAGGAAGTGATTTTGTTTAATTCCTCGGTGCGAGAAAACATCCGCATGGGCTGTTTGTCAGCGACTGATGAGCAGGTAGAAGCCGCAGCAAAAGCCGCAGAAATTCACGATTTTTTCTTGTCTTTGCCTCAAGGTTATGACACACCTGTAGGCGACAGGGGGGGACAGTTATCAGGGGGACAACGGCAAAGAATTGCCTTAGCTAGAGCGTTGGTGAGAGAACCAGCCATTCTGATTTTGGATGAAGCTACATCAGCATTAGACCCGGCGACGGAAGCAGAAATTATGACAACTTTA